CCCTCAAGAGAAACAAACTACAAGTAAAAATTAACAAACATGTATTAGGTGGaacataatacaaaaacaaatgttATACTTATTAATTACATGAAGTTTATTGAATTCAGCAGTATAgtgtaaagaaaaaatatatgtagGTAACCTACATTATCATTATGCCTATTACCGTGAATACAAGTAATGAACACAAACAGTACATAGAACATAAAATTGTATACCTACTGCAAAATGAATTACTGAAATGTTTAACAAAATGCTTTGTATTGTAGGTATGTGAAAGACAAAAAGACCTGTTTTTTTAAGCAAAAAGTatttaagtttgtatttatattaatatatattgtgaacaaagaaacaataaaattttatctttTACTCCTGTTGCTGTTGTCCTACGACCTAAAGTTGGCTAAGTAAGTTGTTTTATTGCTACATAGGTGCCTACATGTGTATGTACAATAATTATACCATACTGTATGTATAAAAGTATgataaaccattttttttaagtcCCGTTGTGCGCCAGTACCTACTTCCAGGCGCTTTATTATTATAGCCCTTTTATTCTCTTGTTCAATAAATCTAGAAAGTTATCTATCAAAGACAATACAAAGTAAAATTTCGAAGTTAAACAACTATTGATCTGAAGAAATCGTGTTACATTCTCTTGAGTGTAACAATGTGCAAAACGGTCATGGcctgttatgttttaaaaaataaaattttaatatctaaAATCCTCCATCAGACTCAAGAGACTCATCAATTTGGGAGAATTTTACATACGGTTGCAACACAGAAAACTAGTATGAAGTTGACACGTAAGCGAACGTTGAACTCAATCCCCTGAAGTCGCAGAGCTCTGAGTGGAACGACGCATGCGCATTCGTCGATTCTGGCACTTAGAATTTGCGCTCGTTCGGCCGGCCTCATGTAATCTTGTCTTGAACAAACGGTGGTAATACGTAGGCAAAATGAGTGTCGAAAACCCAGTTAGCGACAACGATGGTGATTCAGTAAGTAACCAGCTGAATTTGAAATTGTAAAACATGTCTTTTAAGTGAATTTTCGAGTCTAATATAAACTTAGTTTGTTCTGTGTACTGGTGTTACAATAGTCTTTCCACGACGCGAAATTTTTCTAAGTCCCAATATGGCGTCTCCTATAGTCGAGAACGGACAAGAGCCGAAGCGTCGGTTTGTAATTATTTCAGATATATAGGTTAAAATTAGTCTTACATGTttgattttaagtttttaaagtgatagaaaatgaaaagtttcaaactcaaaaaaaatattcatatcgTTTGTTAATTATTTCACAGGGGAAGGTAAACGGCAGTAAAAATGAACACGTGAACGGTGTTCATAACGGGTACAGCAGCAGCTCTGATAAGCACAAGTCGAGCCATAAGTCATCCAGCAAGGACAAGCACCGCGACAAGGACCGCGACCACAAGAGCTCCAAGCATAGCAGTAGCTCGAGCAGGTTAGTTTTCCAGAAAGTTCTCTGTGGACGCGCCCTGTATTCCTAATACATATTAAACATTATGCATATTTTATACTTGTAGAGATAAAGATAAACACTCCAGCAGTAAAAGTCACAGCAGCTCCCATAAATCGTCAAGCAAAGACAAAGAGAGAAGTGAAAAAGACCACAAGGATCGGAGTGATAAGAAAGAACGCAGTGATAGAGATCATAAGGACAGAGACAAACATCGTAGTGACAAGGAAAAGCACAGAGATAGAGAGAGGAGTGACAAAGAGAGAAGTGATCGGGACAAGGATAGACACAAAAGTAGTGGGGATGAAAAGAAATCATCATCCTCCAAGGATAAGGAAAGAGACCGTGATCATAAGGTTTCATCATCTTCCAAGGATAAAGATCACAAAAAGGACAGAGACAGGGAGCGTGACAAGGATCGTCACAAGAGTGACAAGGACAAGCACCGAAGTGACAAGGATAAGCACTCTAGCTCAAAGGATAAGCACaggttagtttatttattacaaacttGCTACACATTGTAAATTAGTAGATATGTGTAAACctatttagtaaataaaatataaatcatttGTCATTGTCACTAGTGTCAAAACAGAATGAAAGTGTATTAGATTATTCATAATACTTTAGTTTTCTATGTAAACCAAATTTATAAAGTGTAAGTTAATAATGAAAAGAAAACTATGGAGTGTACTGTGAAAAGTCATGCATTGAGTCCAGATAATGTATTCTTTTTGTAATGACTATTATGTTATTGCTAATCCATTTTGTACTGTGATTATGGTCAAACTTGTAACATTTTGTCACTATTTTATCAATATATAGGTACTCTTGATTTACGCTGTTAAAAAATTATGGTTGGGAGTGGGTACAACCAAAACCAAAACATGATAGGTAATTACTCCTATCTTTTTTCAATtgactaattattatttttttacatattgcTCCAGCAAAAGTAAGGAAAAAGCTGAAAATGAGAAGATCAAGGTAGAGACTGATCCTCTGGAGGACTCTCAAATCAAACAAGAAGAGCCCATGCAGGTAGAGTTACACTTACCTATTGCTTATTATTTTCTTGACAAcagactaaataaataaataaataatatgtattcccattattatttatgcaaaTCAATAATGCTTCTCTTCATGGACAGATGAGGATAAAGAAGAGAACTTATTTATCATACACTTATTGACATTGGCCTATCACTGTTATAGATTATAAGTATTTAAGAACAAATGTACTTTCTCATGAAACCTCAGAAATTGGTTCTTTTTTATAGTTTAAGAATGttctaaattatcataatcatttatttttgtagttgGGCTACCTGCTACCAGGTCTGGCCataaaatccaaaaatatttaccaatatttaaaaatcaattGTCAATCTGACTATGAATATTGTTTatacattaataataacattgcACAAAGGTGGATGAAGTTCCTGTGAAGAAAGAAGAAGACAGTGATGATGGTTTTACTGGCGCAAACACTACAGCGTCCTCTTGCGACTACTCCTTATCTCAGTTTAAAGACGAGCCACTCGCCGATTTACCGGATGACGAAAGTGAAGAAGAAAAACCATTGGTAAAtatattgtttgttttattctatagcattattatttttattgccgTAAAAAGAGGACACTTAGTATTAAACTTATCTCTCATGATAAGTAAAATTTTCGCGTGAATTTGTGCAGTTGGAACGTAAACGTCGCGTCGCCAGTGAGAGTGAAGAAGATATACCACTCATCAAACGCaagaaaataaagaagaaagtgaaaaaagaatctgactatgatgatgaagaagaggaagaacccaaaaaaaagaaaaagaagaaggaaaaaCCAAAGCCAACTCAGGTGAAGTCGGAACCTACAACAACAAGTGGCCCCAGCCCCAACAAGAAGAGGAAGAAACAAGAGGATGAACAAGAAGTCTGGAAATGGTAAGTTCAAAAAAGGAACTTGCATGTTTTTTGTTGAAGTATGTCCCATTTATCTCCACGCGAACgtaaaaagaaattaaagagAACTGGGACTCCCAGTGAGATTCGAACCAGTCACCTTAAAATAAAAGGCGCGCGCTCTGCTGTTGGGCGATCACTTTTTTTTAACAGCGTACGCAACTCCGAATTAGTTCTATTTCGTAATGACAGATGGCGTGTTAGTACCTCGTGTACGATTGTCAACCAGACAGATGGTCATGTCAATATTTTAAGGTTATGTCTTCAGTGATGTTGATTAGAATAGGACTCAGACTTATCGATTTTAGTTCAGTTTTAAGAACTACATCTGGAAGTATCGACTTGAAACTTCAGGAAACATCCAAGTTAAATACTATATTTATTAGATATATAAGAAATCCTAGAAGAAAGTATGTAAATCATTCATATAAGCCTCCTTGGTGTTGTTTGCATAACTTTTACTTAAAGTCGGAATAATTCTCCTTATTACAGGTgggaagaagaaaagaaagatgATGGCACAAAATGGACTTTTCTGGAACATAAAGGACCTGTTTTTGCTCCCGAATATGAACCGTTGCCTGAAAACGTTAAATTCCGTTACGACGGTAAAGTGATGAGATTATCCCAAGACGCTGAAGAAGTGGCTGGATTCTACGCACGCATGTTGGAGCACGATTATACCACAAAGCCAGTTTTCAATAACAATTTCTTCACTGACTGGCGGAAGGTAATGACATCtgaagaaacaaaaataatcaaagaccTATCAAAATGTGATTTCAAAGAAATGGCAGCCTACTTCCAAAGTgtttcagaaaaaaataaaaatcgtaCTAAAGAGGAAAAAGCAGAAATAAAAgctaaaaatgaagaaatacaAAAGGAATATGGTTTCTGTACTATTGATGGACATAAGGAAAAGATTGGTAACTTTAGAATTGAGCCTCCTGGTTTGTTTAGAGGTAGAGGTGAACATCCTAAAATGGGTATGCTTAAAAGACGTGTTATGCCAGAAGATGTTTTGATTAACTGTTCAAAAGATAGCAAAATTCCTAAACCACCTCCAGGTCATAAATGGAAAGAAGTAAGACATGATAACACAGTGACTTGGTTAGCTTCTTGGACTGAAAATGTCCAAGGGCAATCTAAATATGTCATGTTAAACCCAAGTTCTAAGTTGAAAGGTGAAAAAGATTGGCAGAAATATGAAACAGCTAGGAAACTTCATAAGTGCATTGATAAAATCCGAGATACATATCGTCAAGACTGGAAAGCTAAAGAAATGCGTGTGCGTCAGCGTGCTGTGGCGTTATACTTCATTGATAGACTGGCATTGAGGGCTGGTAACGAAAAAGAT
This portion of the Pectinophora gossypiella chromosome 1, ilPecGoss1.1, whole genome shotgun sequence genome encodes:
- the LOC126368300 gene encoding DNA topoisomerase I, mitochondrial, whose product is MSVENPVSDNDGDSGKVNGSKNEHVNGVHNGYSSSSDKHKSSHKSSSKDKHRDKDRDHKSSKHSSSSSRDKDKHSSSKSHSSSHKSSSKDKERSEKDHKDRSDKKERSDRDHKDRDKHRSDKEKHRDRERSDKERSDRDKDRHKSSGDEKKSSSSKDKERDRDHKVSSSSKDKDHKKDRDRERDKDRHKSDKDKHRSDKDKHSSSKDKHSKSKEKAENEKIKVETDPLEDSQIKQEEPMQVDEVPVKKEEDSDDGFTGANTTASSCDYSLSQFKDEPLADLPDDESEEEKPLLERKRRVASESEEDIPLIKRKKIKKKVKKESDYDDEEEEEPKKKKKKKEKPKPTQVKSEPTTTSGPSPNKKRKKQEDEQEVWKWWEEEKKDDGTKWTFLEHKGPVFAPEYEPLPENVKFRYDGKVMRLSQDAEEVAGFYARMLEHDYTTKPVFNNNFFTDWRKVMTSEETKIIKDLSKCDFKEMAAYFQSVSEKNKNRTKEEKAEIKAKNEEIQKEYGFCTIDGHKEKIGNFRIEPPGLFRGRGEHPKMGMLKRRVMPEDVLINCSKDSKIPKPPPGHKWKEVRHDNTVTWLASWTENVQGQSKYVMLNPSSKLKGEKDWQKYETARKLHKCIDKIRDTYRQDWKAKEMRVRQRAVALYFIDRLALRAGNEKDDDQADTVGCCSLRVEHIELHKEKDGKEYVVVFDFLGKDSIRYYNEVPVEKRVFKNLELFMENKKDSDDLFDRLNTQTLNEHLKELMPGLTAKVFRTYNASITLQRQLDELTDADASIPEKILAYNRANRAVAVLCNHQRAVPKGHSKSMEALKEKIQIKRDQVDEAEEDLREATKAAKRGSVKEKLNADKKKKALERLRDQLKKLELQETDRDENKTIALGTSKLNYLDPRISVAWCKKHGVPIEKIYNKTQRDKFRWAIDMAGPEYVF